Proteins encoded together in one Paracidovorax wautersii window:
- a CDS encoding phosphatase PAP2 family protein has protein sequence MPVRSLWRLCAVTVCLFLAAALWDATALDLPLARLSGDGAGFAWRSHPAVVRWLHEVPRHLSTLGVLALIAGVWWPWGFLRSMARADRLQLVGSILAAMGAVIVAKRLSATSCPWDLAEFGGMARYVSHWSWGTYDGGPGHCFPGGHASAAFAYLAGWCVVRRTQPGLSGRWLAGALAAGLVLGVAQQVRGAHYMSHTFWSAWICWTTGLAVEAAVTAWRRGRAGGGALLRDTKLNEA, from the coding sequence ATGCCTGTCCGTTCTCTCTGGCGCCTGTGCGCCGTCACCGTGTGCCTCTTTCTCGCCGCAGCCCTGTGGGATGCCACGGCGCTCGACCTGCCGCTGGCCCGCCTGTCGGGCGATGGCGCGGGCTTCGCCTGGCGCAGCCATCCCGCGGTGGTGCGCTGGCTGCACGAAGTGCCGCGCCACCTCAGCACGCTGGGTGTGCTGGCGCTGATCGCCGGCGTGTGGTGGCCGTGGGGGTTCCTGCGCTCCATGGCCCGCGCGGACCGGCTGCAACTGGTCGGCTCGATCCTGGCGGCGATGGGGGCCGTGATTGTGGCCAAGCGGCTCAGCGCGACCAGCTGCCCATGGGACCTGGCCGAATTCGGCGGCATGGCGCGCTACGTGTCCCACTGGTCCTGGGGCACCTATGACGGCGGCCCGGGCCACTGCTTTCCGGGCGGCCATGCTTCTGCGGCATTTGCCTACCTGGCGGGCTGGTGCGTGGTGCGGCGCACGCAGCCCGGGCTCTCGGGGCGCTGGCTGGCCGGCGCGCTGGCGGCCGGCCTGGTGCTGGGCGTGGCGCAGCAGGTGCGCGGCGCCCACTATATGAGCCACACCTTCTGGAGCGCCTGGATCTGCTGGACCACGGGCCTGGCTGTGGAGGCTGCCGTGACCGCGTGGCGCAGGGGCCGGGCCGGCGGCGGGGCCCTGCTGCGCGATACGAAGCTGAACGAAGCCTGA
- a CDS encoding phosphoethanolamine--lipid A transferase, translated as MTSTSLPSPAQSAPSLDLPSAGRTALQRVAAWRPPVLSARQVVLALTAYLVAVANWPLWMALAHMGEPPSMYLRSAALLALLMACGTVALLSLTAWTRFMKPLWLAVVVVAALAQYYMLTYHVVMDPGMAANVLQTDVHEVSDLLGWRMVFGVVAVVALPAWWLARMRIPAMPVRRQVGRNLLLLAAALVGAAALIAGFSRDLAPLMRNHPTLRYMMNPLAPLYSGSVAALRPLRNVQHALVPMGQGAALGATHTAGAKPVLYVVVVGETARSDHFALNGYDRDTTPELARRGVVSWSDVHSCGTSTAASVPCMFSPLGKKGYEARKGETENLLDVVQAAGLGVLWIDNQAGCKGVCERVPHMNAGDGLPPEQRAALCPGGECRDEAMLYALEQRLQAVPADRRQRGVLLVLHQMGSHGPAYFKRSSAGAKRFQPECRTEVLADCGHGELMNAYDNSIVETDAFLAHTIDWLQAQSAHYDTGMVYMSDHGESLGEYGLFLHGMPYSLAPDVQKHVPMVGWWSLGMLQRAQLATACLRGGSDVALTHDNLYHTVLGMLDVQSPTYQGGLDAFAGCKADLAASRKPAAGGRPVAATATPRAAQAG; from the coding sequence ATGACCTCCACGTCCCTCCCGTCCCCGGCGCAGTCCGCGCCTTCCCTTGATCTGCCCTCTGCGGGGCGCACGGCGCTGCAGCGCGTGGCCGCCTGGCGTCCGCCGGTGCTGTCCGCCCGTCAGGTGGTGCTGGCGTTGACGGCCTACCTGGTCGCCGTGGCGAACTGGCCGCTGTGGATGGCGCTGGCCCACATGGGCGAGCCGCCCAGCATGTATTTGCGCAGCGCGGCGCTGCTCGCCCTGCTGATGGCCTGCGGCACGGTGGCGCTGCTGTCGCTGACGGCCTGGACGCGGTTCATGAAGCCGCTGTGGCTGGCCGTGGTGGTGGTGGCGGCCCTGGCGCAGTACTACATGCTCACCTACCACGTGGTGATGGACCCGGGCATGGCGGCCAACGTGCTGCAGACCGATGTGCACGAGGTCTCCGACCTGCTGGGATGGCGCATGGTGTTCGGCGTGGTGGCCGTGGTGGCGCTGCCGGCCTGGTGGCTGGCGCGGATGCGCATCCCGGCCATGCCGGTGCGCCGGCAGGTCGGCCGCAACCTGCTGCTGCTGGCGGCGGCGCTGGTGGGCGCGGCCGCGCTGATCGCCGGCTTCTCGCGCGATCTGGCGCCGCTGATGCGCAACCATCCCACGCTGCGCTACATGATGAATCCACTGGCACCGCTGTATTCGGGCAGCGTGGCTGCCCTGCGGCCGCTGCGCAATGTCCAGCACGCGCTGGTGCCCATGGGGCAGGGCGCTGCCCTGGGCGCAACGCACACGGCCGGGGCCAAGCCCGTGCTGTACGTGGTGGTGGTGGGCGAGACGGCGCGCTCCGACCATTTCGCGCTCAACGGCTATGACCGCGACACAACGCCCGAACTGGCGCGCCGCGGCGTGGTGAGCTGGTCGGACGTGCATTCCTGCGGTACCAGCACGGCGGCGTCGGTGCCGTGCATGTTCTCGCCGCTGGGCAAGAAGGGCTACGAGGCGCGCAAGGGCGAGACAGAGAACCTGCTGGACGTGGTTCAGGCCGCCGGCCTGGGCGTGCTGTGGATCGACAACCAGGCAGGCTGCAAGGGCGTGTGCGAGCGCGTTCCGCACATGAACGCGGGCGACGGCCTGCCGCCGGAACAGCGCGCCGCCCTGTGCCCCGGTGGCGAATGCCGCGACGAAGCCATGCTGTATGCGCTGGAGCAGCGCCTGCAGGCGGTGCCGGCCGATCGCCGCCAGCGCGGGGTGCTGCTGGTGCTGCACCAGATGGGCAGCCACGGCCCGGCGTACTTCAAGCGCTCGTCTGCAGGCGCCAAGCGCTTCCAGCCCGAATGCCGCACCGAAGTGCTGGCCGATTGCGGCCACGGCGAGCTGATGAACGCCTACGACAACTCCATCGTGGAAACCGACGCCTTCCTGGCCCACACCATCGACTGGCTCCAAGCGCAGTCCGCGCACTACGACACCGGCATGGTCTACATGAGCGACCACGGCGAGTCGCTGGGCGAATACGGGCTGTTCCTGCATGGCATGCCGTATTCGCTGGCGCCCGATGTGCAGAAGCACGTGCCCATGGTGGGCTGGTGGAGCCTGGGCATGCTGCAGCGCGCCCAGCTCGCCACAGCCTGTCTGCGCGGCGGTTCGGACGTTGCGCTGACGCACGACAACCTGTACCACACGGTGCTCGGCATGCTGGATGTGCAGTCGCCGACCTACCAGGGCGGGCTGGATGCGTTTGCCGGCTGCAAGGCCGACCTGGCTGCATCGCGCAAGCCCGCAGCGGGCGGCAGACCGGTAGCCGCCACGGCGACGCCACGGGCCGCCCAAGCCGGATGA
- a CDS encoding metal-dependent hydrolase, protein MTASAPSRPTLPPAATRPLPIRKLGVDLRQGFARHWHGGDAFRTQFFNALSMSFPVGEQFFMDAVRQAVPLLPQGPEHAPLRAALDEALRGFIGQEATHRHIHAQYNAHLEQQGLDNRWQHWARARIALLQRRAPDPRHALAITAAYEHYTALLADGTLRYPRWLDGADPVMQTVWRWHAAEETEHRSVAFDLYRAIGGDERWRKRWFVYISLVFIRDALRQTVLNLWRDGTLWRPSTWWNGLRLFWGPDGLVWRCVPAALRYLRSDFHPERHVQTPDATALAADWLAANAGQFRVVR, encoded by the coding sequence ATGACCGCATCCGCCCCATCCCGCCCGACCCTGCCACCGGCCGCCACGCGCCCGCTGCCGATACGCAAGCTCGGGGTGGACCTGCGCCAGGGCTTTGCACGCCACTGGCACGGCGGCGACGCCTTCCGCACCCAGTTCTTCAATGCGCTGTCGATGAGCTTTCCCGTGGGCGAGCAGTTCTTCATGGACGCGGTGCGCCAGGCGGTGCCGCTGCTGCCGCAGGGCCCCGAGCACGCCCCCCTGCGCGCGGCGCTGGACGAGGCGCTGCGCGGCTTCATCGGCCAGGAGGCCACGCATCGCCACATCCATGCGCAGTACAACGCCCACCTGGAGCAGCAGGGCCTGGACAACCGTTGGCAGCACTGGGCCCGCGCGCGCATCGCGCTGCTGCAGCGCAGGGCGCCGGACCCGCGCCACGCCCTTGCCATCACCGCCGCCTACGAGCACTACACCGCCCTGCTGGCCGATGGCACGCTGCGCTACCCGCGCTGGCTGGACGGCGCCGATCCGGTGATGCAGACGGTCTGGCGCTGGCACGCCGCCGAAGAGACGGAGCACCGCAGCGTGGCCTTCGACCTGTACCGCGCCATCGGCGGCGACGAGCGCTGGCGCAAGCGCTGGTTCGTCTACATCAGCCTGGTGTTCATCCGGGACGCCCTGCGCCAGACCGTGCTCAACCTGTGGCGTGACGGCACCCTGTGGCGCCCCTCGACCTGGTGGAACGGGCTGCGCCTGTTCTGGGGGCCGGACGGCCTGGTGTGGCGCTGTGTGCCGGCCGCGCTGCGCTACCTGCGCAGCGACTTCCATCCCGAGCGGCACGTGCAGACGCCGGACGCCACCGCTCTGGCCGCCGACTGGCTGGCGGCGAACGCCGGGCAGTTCCGGGTCGTGCGCTGA
- a CDS encoding electron transfer flavoprotein-ubiquinone oxidoreductase, which yields MTKDQILAQYGPREAMEYDVVVVGGGPGGLATAIRLKQMAAENGQDVSVVVLEKGSEPGAHILSGAIMDPKALTELIPDWKAKGAPLNQPVTDDAMIFLGEKSSWRTPNFVLPECFQNHGNYIVSLGNVVRWLAQQAEELGVEIFPGFPAAEVLYNEDGSVKGVATGNMGVGKDGEPTGEFQLGMELHAKYTIFAEGARGHLGKQLIARYKLDEGRDPQTYGIGVKELWEVDPKVHQPGFVMHTAGWPMNADTYGGAFLYHAEDNKVTLGFITGLDYSNPYLSPFEEFQRWKTHPNIRYYLEGDEAKGIKPAKRIGYGARAITAGGLMSLPKFVFPGGALVGCDAGFLNVSRIKGSHAAIKTGMLAAEAAYEAIVGGRQHDELAAYPTAFENSWLHAELNKARNFKAWFKKGLFTATVMNGIEQFVLQGHIPWTLHRDKPDHAYLKPAAQCKPIAYPKPDGKLTFDRLSSVFISNTNHAEDQPSHLTLKDASVPVNINLAKYAGPEARYCPAGVYEFVPDEAQGGNAQRLQINAQNCVHCKTCDIKDPTQNIVWVTPEGGGGPNYSGM from the coding sequence ATGACGAAAGACCAAATCCTCGCCCAGTACGGCCCGCGCGAAGCCATGGAATACGACGTGGTTGTCGTCGGTGGCGGCCCCGGCGGGCTGGCTACCGCCATCCGGCTCAAGCAGATGGCGGCCGAGAACGGCCAGGACGTGTCGGTCGTGGTGCTGGAAAAGGGTTCCGAGCCCGGCGCGCACATCCTGTCGGGTGCCATCATGGACCCGAAGGCGCTGACCGAACTGATCCCCGACTGGAAGGCCAAGGGCGCGCCGCTCAACCAGCCCGTGACCGACGACGCCATGATCTTCCTGGGCGAGAAATCGTCCTGGCGCACCCCCAACTTCGTGCTGCCCGAGTGCTTCCAGAACCACGGCAACTACATCGTCAGCCTGGGCAACGTGGTGCGCTGGCTGGCGCAGCAGGCCGAAGAGCTGGGCGTGGAGATCTTCCCCGGCTTCCCCGCCGCCGAAGTGCTCTACAACGAGGACGGCTCCGTCAAAGGCGTGGCCACCGGCAACATGGGCGTGGGCAAGGATGGCGAGCCCACCGGCGAATTCCAGCTGGGGATGGAACTGCACGCCAAGTACACCATCTTTGCCGAGGGCGCACGCGGCCACCTGGGCAAGCAGCTCATCGCCCGCTACAAGCTCGACGAGGGCCGTGACCCGCAGACCTATGGCATCGGTGTGAAGGAGCTGTGGGAAGTCGATCCCAAGGTGCACCAGCCCGGCTTCGTGATGCACACCGCCGGCTGGCCCATGAACGCCGACACCTACGGCGGGGCCTTCCTCTACCACGCGGAGGACAACAAGGTCACCCTGGGCTTCATCACCGGCCTGGACTATTCCAACCCCTACCTGAGCCCCTTCGAGGAGTTCCAGCGCTGGAAGACCCATCCCAACATCCGCTACTACCTGGAAGGCGACGAGGCCAAGGGCATCAAGCCGGCCAAGCGCATCGGCTACGGCGCCCGCGCCATTACGGCCGGCGGGCTGATGTCGCTGCCGAAGTTCGTCTTCCCCGGCGGCGCACTGGTGGGCTGCGATGCAGGCTTCTTGAACGTGAGCCGCATCAAGGGCAGCCACGCCGCCATCAAGACCGGCATGCTGGCCGCCGAGGCGGCCTACGAGGCCATCGTGGGCGGCCGCCAGCACGACGAACTGGCCGCCTACCCGACGGCCTTCGAGAACAGCTGGCTGCATGCCGAGCTGAACAAGGCGCGCAACTTCAAGGCCTGGTTCAAGAAGGGCCTGTTCACCGCCACGGTGATGAACGGCATCGAGCAGTTCGTGCTCCAGGGCCACATTCCCTGGACACTGCACCGCGACAAGCCGGACCACGCCTACCTCAAGCCCGCGGCCCAGTGCAAGCCCATCGCCTATCCCAAGCCCGATGGCAAGCTGACTTTCGACCGGCTCTCCAGCGTGTTCATCAGCAACACCAACCACGCCGAAGACCAGCCCTCGCACCTGACGCTCAAGGACGCGAGCGTGCCGGTCAACATCAACCTGGCGAAGTACGCGGGCCCGGAGGCGCGCTACTGCCCCGCGGGCGTGTACGAGTTCGTTCCCGACGAGGCCCAGGGCGGCAATGCGCAGCGTCTGCAGATCAACGCGCAGAACTGCGTGCACTGCAAGACCTGCGACATCAAGGACCCGACGCAGAACATCGTCTGGGTCACGCCGGAAGGCGGCGGCGGGCCCAACTACTCGGGCATGTGA
- a CDS encoding SDR family oxidoreductase yields the protein MAYTIDLSGRVALVTGASSGLGAQFARTLARAGAGVVLASRRLERLKELRARIEGEGGDAHVVELDVTDHDSIKAAVAHAETKMGSIDILVNNSGVSTTQRIQDVTPEDYDYIFDTNVRGAFFVAQEVGKRMLARSRGAAPGSFTGGRIINIASMAGLKVLPQIGAYCMSKAAVVQMTRAMALEWGRFGINVNAICPGYIDTEINHHHWQTEQGRKLVDMLPRKRVGQPQDVDALLVMLASDQSHFVNGAVIAADDGFGV from the coding sequence ATGGCCTACACCATCGACTTGTCCGGCCGCGTAGCTTTGGTCACGGGCGCGTCCAGCGGCCTGGGCGCGCAGTTCGCGCGCACGCTGGCCCGCGCAGGCGCCGGCGTGGTTCTGGCGAGCCGTCGCCTGGAGCGGCTGAAGGAGCTGCGGGCCCGCATCGAAGGCGAGGGCGGCGACGCCCACGTGGTGGAGCTGGACGTCACCGACCACGACTCCATCAAGGCGGCCGTGGCCCATGCCGAGACCAAGATGGGCTCCATCGACATCCTGGTCAACAACTCCGGTGTGTCCACCACCCAGCGCATCCAGGACGTGACGCCCGAGGACTACGATTACATCTTCGACACCAACGTGCGCGGCGCCTTCTTCGTGGCGCAGGAGGTGGGCAAGCGCATGCTCGCGCGGTCCCGCGGGGCGGCGCCGGGGAGCTTCACCGGCGGGCGCATCATCAACATCGCGTCCATGGCCGGGCTGAAGGTGCTGCCGCAGATCGGGGCCTACTGCATGAGCAAGGCCGCCGTGGTGCAGATGACCCGCGCCATGGCGCTGGAATGGGGGCGCTTCGGCATCAACGTGAACGCCATCTGCCCCGGCTACATCGACACCGAGATCAACCACCACCACTGGCAGACCGAACAGGGCCGCAAGCTGGTGGACATGCTGCCGCGCAAGCGCGTGGGCCAGCCGCAGGACGTGGACGCGCTCCTCGTCATGCTGGCCAGCGACCAGAGCCATTTCGTGAACGGCGCGGTGATCGCCGCGGACGACGGCTTTGGCGTGTGA
- a CDS encoding HAMP domain-containing sensor histidine kinase encodes MSALRSQTLAGHLARTLILWVGGIWIAGILAVGWYMGREIDYNFDNELVEVSHRLFDIALGQMDAVQAQGAAAEPVLIPAPSTFDDAFVPFQIVSPRGKVLARATDTPPGIFDVPVSAGFAETQAWRIYTVQHPTRGLYLQVADPLEERSDAVNRTLLGLIVPLTALLPLIAFMLLRIARSELRVLDALSQEIGLRDGQLLHPIRMPDLPRELQSVSDHVNRLLERLAQALDVERALAANAAHELRTPLAAARVRLQTALDHGLPRGEVEAALSALQLLGQRTEKLLQLSRAESSMPFTRDRVDLVLLATTVAQEFWQEERAVDRLDLVGPDDVGDSSPVALGDFDALAIAVRNLVENALRYAPEGPVELIVGPGCRIAVRDHGPGVPAQDLQTLQQRHVRHSTQRVGYGLGLSIVSTIAQKHGAALVLASPPAGQAQGFEACLTLQAAP; translated from the coding sequence ATGAGCGCCCTGCGCAGCCAGACGCTGGCCGGGCACCTGGCCCGCACGCTCATCCTGTGGGTGGGCGGGATCTGGATCGCTGGCATCCTGGCCGTGGGCTGGTACATGGGGCGCGAGATCGACTACAACTTCGACAACGAGCTGGTCGAGGTGTCGCACCGGCTCTTCGACATCGCGCTCGGCCAGATGGACGCCGTGCAGGCGCAGGGTGCGGCTGCCGAGCCGGTGCTGATCCCCGCGCCCAGCACCTTCGACGACGCCTTCGTGCCCTTCCAGATCGTGTCGCCCCGGGGCAAGGTACTGGCCCGCGCCACGGACACGCCGCCCGGCATCTTCGACGTGCCGGTGTCCGCCGGTTTCGCCGAAACGCAGGCCTGGCGCATCTACACCGTGCAGCATCCCACGCGCGGCCTGTACCTGCAGGTGGCCGATCCGCTGGAAGAGCGCAGCGACGCGGTCAACCGCACGCTGCTCGGCCTGATCGTGCCGCTCACCGCCCTGCTGCCGCTGATCGCCTTCATGCTGCTGCGCATCGCGCGCAGCGAACTGCGCGTGCTGGACGCCCTGTCGCAGGAGATCGGTCTGCGCGACGGCCAGCTGCTGCACCCCATCCGCATGCCCGACCTGCCGCGCGAACTGCAGTCCGTGAGCGACCACGTCAACCGCCTGCTCGAGCGCCTGGCGCAGGCCCTGGACGTGGAACGTGCGCTGGCGGCCAACGCCGCGCACGAACTGCGCACGCCCCTGGCCGCCGCCCGGGTGCGCCTGCAGACCGCACTCGACCATGGCCTGCCGCGCGGCGAGGTCGAAGCGGCGCTGTCGGCCCTGCAACTGCTGGGGCAGCGCACCGAAAAGCTCCTGCAGCTCTCGCGTGCCGAGTCCAGCATGCCCTTCACGCGCGACCGGGTGGACCTGGTGCTGCTGGCCACCACGGTGGCGCAGGAGTTCTGGCAGGAAGAGCGCGCGGTGGACCGGCTCGACCTGGTCGGGCCCGACGACGTGGGCGACAGCAGCCCCGTGGCGCTGGGCGACTTCGACGCCCTCGCCATCGCCGTGCGCAACCTGGTCGAGAACGCCCTGCGCTATGCGCCCGAAGGCCCGGTGGAACTCATCGTGGGGCCCGGCTGCCGCATCGCCGTGCGCGACCACGGCCCCGGCGTACCGGCGCAGGACCTGCAGACGCTGCAGCAGCGCCATGTGCGCCACAGCACGCAGCGCGTCGGCTACGGGCTGGGCCTGTCCATCGTGTCGACCATCGCGCAAAAGCACGGCGCGGCGCTGGTGCTGGCATCGCCGCCGGCCGGGCAGGCGCAGGGCTTTGAAGCCTGCCTCACGCTGCAGGCTGCGCCCTGA
- a CDS encoding response regulator transcription factor — MRILLVEDDVALADAVCSYLRAKAFVVDTADSVARAGAALHAAQYAAVLLDLHLSDGDGLALLPQVRQLKERPIVIVLTARDQVSDRIRGLDAGADDYLVKPYDPGELLARLRAVERRRSATHVPLVELGDLQIDLSRELVRRSGAPIALTQKEWALLRVMATRPDRIHTRESLQDALYGFDDEADSNTLEVFISRLRRKLGRNHIQTLRGLGYRLADGAGAEE; from the coding sequence ATGCGGATCCTGCTGGTGGAAGACGATGTGGCATTGGCCGATGCGGTCTGCAGCTATCTGCGCGCCAAGGCCTTCGTGGTGGACACGGCCGACAGCGTGGCACGCGCGGGCGCGGCGCTGCACGCGGCGCAGTACGCCGCCGTGCTGCTCGACCTGCACCTGAGCGACGGCGACGGCCTGGCCCTGCTGCCGCAGGTGCGCCAGCTCAAGGAGCGTCCCATCGTCATCGTGCTCACCGCGCGCGACCAGGTCAGCGACCGCATCCGCGGCCTGGACGCCGGCGCCGACGACTACCTGGTCAAGCCCTACGACCCCGGCGAACTGCTGGCGCGGCTGCGCGCCGTGGAGCGCCGGCGCAGCGCCACCCATGTGCCGCTGGTGGAACTGGGCGATCTGCAGATCGACCTGTCCCGCGAGCTGGTGCGCCGCAGCGGCGCGCCCATCGCCCTCACCCAGAAGGAATGGGCGCTGCTGCGCGTGATGGCCACGCGGCCCGACCGCATCCACACACGCGAAAGCCTGCAGGACGCGCTCTACGGCTTCGACGACGAAGCCGACAGCAACACGCTGGAGGTGTTCATCAGCCGCCTGCGCCGCAAGCTGGGCCGCAACCACATCCAGACGCTACGCGGCCTGGGCTACCGCCTGGCTGACGGCGCCGGGGCCGAGGAATGA
- a CDS encoding TetR/AcrR family transcriptional regulator has protein sequence MKRSATAPARASARRQPTQERAVQTVEAIFTATAQIVDKDGETAVTTNRIAQVAGFSIGTLYQYFPSKESILLAMVERERERVQGQIQQLLDEAVAARRDVREVLRDMVRLLVGAFGTGGRSRVGKAMVRLGWRIDHHDRITAALREGAERNALALSRLVDEGDATVRAPTPAMMFVATRAVMGAIRSASLEGSPLLGTPVFEDELVRMLWGLLRSDSAPAGL, from the coding sequence ATGAAGAGATCAGCCACCGCTCCAGCCCGCGCCAGCGCTCGACGCCAGCCCACGCAGGAGCGTGCGGTGCAGACCGTCGAGGCCATTTTCACGGCCACGGCTCAGATTGTGGACAAGGATGGCGAGACCGCCGTCACCACCAACCGCATTGCGCAGGTGGCGGGCTTTTCCATCGGTACGCTCTACCAGTACTTTCCGTCCAAGGAGTCCATCCTGCTGGCCATGGTGGAGCGCGAACGCGAACGCGTGCAGGGCCAGATCCAGCAGCTGCTGGACGAAGCCGTGGCCGCGCGGCGGGACGTGCGCGAGGTGCTGCGCGACATGGTGCGGCTCTTGGTGGGCGCGTTCGGCACCGGGGGCCGCTCGCGCGTGGGCAAGGCGATGGTGCGGCTGGGCTGGCGCATCGACCACCACGACCGCATCACCGCCGCGCTGCGCGAGGGGGCCGAACGCAATGCGCTGGCGCTTAGCCGGCTGGTGGACGAGGGCGACGCCACGGTGCGCGCGCCCACGCCGGCGATGATGTTCGTGGCGACGCGGGCGGTGATGGGCGCCATCCGCAGCGCCTCGCTGGAGGGCTCGCCGCTGCTGGGCACGCCGGTCTTCGAGGACGAACTGGTGCGCATGCTGTGGGGCCTGCTGCGCAGCGACAGCGCGCCCGCGGGCTTGTGA
- a CDS encoding DMT family transporter produces MLTGILAGLAAGALWGLVFVAPHVAHGFASSDLTAGRFIAYGAMAVGMMAWGLRGTPRWPTWRQAGAAAGLSILGFTGYYLLLVLAIRDAGAELPALIIGTIPLWVVLLGKPQGVRWAALLPGLVLTMAGLVLMADVPHGASEAAAGAGGAARAAVYWRGIGIALVALVFWTAFALLNSAWLKRHPEVRATDWANWLGIATGLGGLVLWLAAGSGVASLAAQPGVGRFVLVCLAIGVGSSWVATILWNVASQRLSASLCGQLIVSETLFALLYTFAWDGRWPTPAQWAACVLFTLGILASIKAHR; encoded by the coding sequence ATGCTGACCGGCATTCTGGCCGGGCTGGCGGCAGGCGCACTCTGGGGGCTGGTGTTCGTGGCGCCGCACGTGGCGCATGGCTTCGCCTCGTCCGACCTGACGGCCGGGCGCTTCATCGCCTATGGCGCCATGGCCGTGGGCATGATGGCCTGGGGCCTGCGCGGCACCCCGCGCTGGCCCACCTGGCGACAGGCGGGCGCGGCGGCGGGGTTGTCCATCCTCGGCTTCACGGGCTACTACCTGCTGCTGGTGCTGGCCATCCGGGACGCCGGCGCCGAACTGCCGGCGCTCATCATCGGCACCATTCCGCTGTGGGTCGTCCTGCTGGGCAAGCCGCAAGGCGTGCGCTGGGCGGCGCTGTTGCCCGGCCTGGTGCTGACTATGGCCGGGCTGGTGCTCATGGCGGACGTGCCGCACGGCGCCAGCGAGGCGGCCGCAGGTGCCGGCGGCGCGGCCCGTGCTGCCGTCTACTGGCGCGGGATCGGCATCGCGCTGGTGGCCTTGGTGTTCTGGACGGCGTTTGCCCTGCTCAACTCGGCCTGGCTCAAGCGCCATCCGGAGGTGCGGGCCACGGACTGGGCCAACTGGCTGGGCATCGCCACCGGTCTGGGCGGGTTGGTGCTGTGGCTGGCGGCGGGCTCGGGCGTGGCCTCGCTGGCGGCGCAGCCCGGCGTGGGCCGCTTCGTGCTCGTGTGCCTGGCGATCGGTGTGGGATCGAGCTGGGTGGCGACGATCCTGTGGAACGTGGCGAGCCAGCGCCTGTCCGCCAGCCTGTGCGGCCAGCTGATCGTGAGCGAGACGCTGTTCGCGCTGCTCTACACCTTCGCCTGGGACGGCCGCTGGCCCACGCCGGCGCAGTGGGCGGCGTGCGTGCTGTTCACTCTGGGCATCCTCGCCTCCATCAAGGCCCACCGCTGA